Proteins encoded by one window of Lemur catta isolate mLemCat1 chromosome 12, mLemCat1.pri, whole genome shotgun sequence:
- the LOC123647999 gene encoding polyadenylate-binding protein 1-like, whose translation MNPSTPSYPMASLYVGDLHPDVTEAMLYEKFSPAGPILSIRVCRDVTTRRSLGYGYVNFQQPADAERALDTMNFDVIKGKPVRIMWSQRDPSLHKSGVGNIFIKNLDRSIDNKTLYDTFSAFGNILSCKVVCDENGSKGYGFVHFETQEAAERAIEKMNGMLLIDRKVFVGRFKSRKEREAELGARAKEFTNVYIKNFGEDMDDERLKDLFGKFGPALSVKVMTDESGKSKGFGFVSFERHEDAQKAVDEMNGKELNGKRIYVGRAQKKVERQTELKRKFEQMKQNRLTRYQGVNLYVKNLDDGIDDECLRKEFSPFGTITSAKVMMEGGHSKGFGFVCFSSPEEATKAVTEMNGRIVATKPLYVALAQRKEERQAHLTNQYMQRMASVRAVPNPVIIPYQPAPPSGYFMAAIPQTQNCAACYPPNQISQLRPSPRWNAQGTRPHPFQNMPGAIRPAAPRPPFSTMKPASSQVPRVMSTQCVANTSIQTMGPRPAAAAAPATPAVCTITQYKYAAGIRNPQHLNAQPQITMQQPAIHVQGQEPLTTSMLASASPQEQKQMLGEQLFPLIQAMHPTLAHKITGMLLEIDNSELLHMLESPESLRCKVEEAVAVLQAHQAKEAAQKVVNNATGVPTV comes from the coding sequence ATGAACCCCAGCACCCCCAGCTACCCCATGGCTTCGCTCTACGTGGGGGACCTACACCCCGACGTGACCGAGGCGATGCTCTACGAGAAGTTCAGCCCTGCTGGGCCCATCCTCTCCATCAGGGTTTGCAGGGACGTGACCACCCGCCGCTCCCTGGGCTACGGGTATGTGAACTTCCAGCAGCCAGCGGACGCCGAGCGTGCTTTGGACACCATGAATTTTGATGTTATAAAGGGCAAGCCAGTACGCATCATGTGGTCTCAGCGCGATCCATCACTTCACAAAAGTGGAGTAGGCaacatattcattaaaaatttggACAGATCCATTGATAATAAAACACTGTATGATACATTTTCTGCTTTTGGTAACATCCTTTCATGTAAGGTGGTTTGTGATGAAAATGGTTCCAAGGGCTATGGATTTGTACACTTTGAGACACAGGAAGCTGCTGAAAGAGCTATTGAAAAAATGAATGGGATGCTTCTAATTGATCGCAAAGTATTTGTTGGACGATTTAAGTCTCGTaaggaaagagaagcagaacTCGGAGCTAGGGCAAAGGAGTTCACCAATGTTTACATCAAGAATTTTGGAGAAGACATGGATGATGAGCGCCTTAAGGATCTCTTTGGCAAGTTTGGCCCTGCCTTAAGTGTGAAAGTAATGACTGATGAAAGTGGAAAATCCAAAGGATTTGGATTTGTAAGCTTTGAAAGGCATGAAGATGCACAGAAAGCTGTGGATGAGATGAATGGAAAGGAGCTTAATGGAAAACGGATATATGTTGGTCGAGCTCAGAAAAAAGTGGAACGGCAGACAGAACTTAAGCGCAAATTTGAACAGATGAAGCAAAATAGGCTCACCAGATACCAGGGTGTTAACCTTTATGTGAAAAATCTTGATGATGGTATTGATGATGAATGTCTCCGGAAAGAGTTTTCTCCATTTGGTACAATCACTAGTGCAAAGGTTATGATGGAGGGTGGTCACAGCAAAGGGTTTGGTTTTGTATGTTTCTCCTCCCCAGAAGAAGCCACTAAAGCAGTTACAGAAATGAATGGTAGAATTGTGGCCACCAAGCCATTGTATGTAGCTTTAGCTCAGCGCAAAGAAGAGCGCCAGGCTCATCTCACTAACCAGTATATGCAGAGAATGGCAAGTGTACGAGCTGTGCCCAACCCAGTAATCATCCCCTACCAGCCAGCACCTCCGTCAGGTTACTTCATGGCAGCTATTCCACAGACTCAGAACTGTGCTGCATGCTATCCTCCTAACCAAATTTCTCAACTAAGACCAAGTCCTCGCTGGAATGCTCAGGGTACCAGACCTCATCCATTCCAAAATATGCCTGGTGCTATTCGCCCAGCTGCTCCTAGACCACCATTTAGTACTATGAAACCAGCTTCTTCTCAGGTTCCACGAGTCATGTCAACACAGTGTGTTGCTAACACATCAATACAGACAATGGGTCCACgtcctgcagctgctgctgctccagctaCTCCTGCTGTCTGCACCATCACACAGTACAAATATGCTGCAGGCATTCGTAATCCTCAACATCTTAATGCACAGCCACAAATCACTATGCAACAGCCTGCAATTCATGTACAAGGTCAGGAACCTTTGACTACTTCCATGTTGGCATCTGCCTCTCCTCAAGAGCAAAAGCAAATGTTGGGTGAACAGCTGTTTCCTCTTATTCAAGCCATGCACCCTACTCTTGCTCACAAAATCACTGGCATGTTGTTGGAGATTGATAATTCAGAACTTCTTCATATGCTTGAGTCTCCAGAGTCTCTCCGTTGTAAGGTTGAGGAAGCTGTGGCTGTACTACAAGCCCACCAAGCTAAAGAGGCTGCCCAGAAAGTGGTTAACAATGCCACGGGTGTTCCAACTGTTTAA